AGCAGACGCTGAAACGGTGACCTTTATTAATGCGGGCTATTCGCTCTCGCCTGACTTTTCAATGTTAAAAGCAAACGCTAATATTTCAATGTTACCCAAAGCCGATGCCTTAAAAAAATACTCAGAAAAAGCGACATCGAAAAAAGCAAAGCAATATGCTTGGCATAATGACAACAATATTTACCGAGATAATATTTCTATCTTAAATAATTTGGTTGCAACGGCGACAGACAAAGAAGAAAATGCGAAAAAGATCTCAGAAAACTCTGACAACCTAAAAACGCAAATGGTGACTATTGCATCAGAATTGGCTAAACAAGTTGTATTCAGCATGAACACGACAGAAGTTGCGCCTAAATAGCTGTATTTACCTAGGAAGGTAGGGCATTAAGCCCTACCTATTATTATGCGATACTTAATCCTAATTTTTGTTAGCGTGTTTTTGATTGGCTGCTCGGTCAATACAGTGACACTTGCACCTGAATATAGTCATAAATTTAAACGTTCGGCTAAAGCTAGTAAATTAAGTGAGATTGCAAAGTGCTCCTATAGATTGGATAGCTTCAGTGATGCTAGAGCATCGAAATCATTCGGCGTTGTGGCTTTGACTATTGTCGAAGGAGATGTCGAGCAGTGGGTCTTGTCGGCATTGGAACAATACAATATCGATACGGCAAGCGCTAAAGTCTCGCCCTATGTGAAAGTAACTTTACTAAAAGCTTATATTCACTCATTGATGACCTCAATGGCAGCTAATGTGGTATTAAAGGTAGAATACCTCCCTGAAAAAAGTGAACAGAATAAGATCGTGTATGTCCGAGGACATGAGGTTGACGTTAATTGGAATTCTGGTGAAGATGAAATTTTAGTCACGCTAAATAAAGCCATGGGGAAGGCAATTTCAAAGGCTAGAGTTGAGCTAGATAAAGCCTATTGTAGTTAGCTCATACTCCTCTTAGTAAATACTTATTATTTTTGAGCGTACCTGTCTCTTCATATGATCAATTCGGATAAAATCTTATATTGACTTGATTATCGATGTGACAAGCCTATGTCATTTACTTACTTGTCAGCGTAGAATCTAATTACAACTCCTTTAAAAATGAAAGGTATGGCTGTGAGGATACTACGACATAAAAAGAGCAAAAACATTAGCTTGTTGCTGTCTTTTTGCTTTGTTTTCTTGGCCAGTTGTGGTGGCTCTAGCGGTGGTAGTAGTGATAACTCCAGTAGCAATACAACACCTGCCGTGCCAACACCGACAAGCATTCAAGGCGTTTTAGATCAAGCTGTAAGCTCGGGTATTGATGGTATCTTTGTCTATATTGATCAAACTAATCAAGTAGATGAAAGCTATGCAGCTGGCATTGAAAACAAGTTGACACAACAAGCTGCAAACGCTGAGTCGCTATTTAAAATTGCCAGTATCAGTAAGTTATTTATTGCTGTCAGCGCGGCTAAGTTGGCGGTGAAAGAGCAAATTTCTATAAACGATACCCTAGCTAGTTGGTTACCTGAGTTGGCAGATAGAGTTGAAAATTCAGATATTATTACCATCAGCCATTTAATCCAACATCGTAGCGGTATTGCCGACTTTGACAGTCAAGCTGGTTTTGATTGGCAAAATGCCCATACTGATATCGATAGCACTTTATTGTTTGCGCTAGATAAGCCTTCCGATTTTCAACCCAACAGTCGATATGAATATTCCAACACCAATTATTTATTGCTCGCCAAAATTCTTGATAGGGCATTAGGTTATTCTCATCATGTATTTATCTCTGAAAATATTCTTATTCCTCTTGGTATGCATGATACCTATGCTCAGTTAGGCGATATTGATTCCGCACGTTTAGCAAAAGGATATTGGGGCGGCATTGAGCGTTCCACGCAAGATTATGTCATTCCTGGTGGTTCAATGATTTCAACGGTTAAAGATATCGCCCTTTTTATTCGCGCATTAAACACGGGCAGTTTATTAACACCAGAAGAGCGGGAGCTTTATGGAACTGTGTATTGGTTTAACCATTCAGGTTGGTTGCCGGGCTATCAAAGTGTAGCAAATTATGAAAGCAGCATAGATGCGGTAGTGATCCAGTTTATAAATACTACGGGTGGAAGTTCAGAAAGTATTGCCAACTCAACATATCAAAACCTTATAAATCAGCTTAACTAAGCTGCTACTTTATTCACTAATAGCAACTTAGTTAGCTTATTAAGGTAATTGTTTAATGAAAGACCTCATGGCTGAATCTCATGTGCCTTGCATTAGCTACCATGATTTCAAAGTCTTGGTGTTTTAAGTGCAAAAGGTTTAAGTGATCACCGCTTTCAATATAAATGTCATCCAAATTATCCAACAACTCATCAACAACACAGGCCATATTATAAGCATCACTTAACGGTGGAACAGCTCCGTGGTCACAGTCACCAAACATTTGATATATCTCTTCCTCCTTCAGTAATTGATAGCTGGCATAAAGTTGTTCATTTAGCATAGAAATGCTGATTTTATTTCTAGCAGGCAAAATAGCCATAAGCTTTCGATCTTCATGGTCTTTTAAAATGACCGCCTTGGCGATATTGTCTAACGGAACTTGAGCACTGATTGCACTACCTATTGAACTATTACTGTGGCTATGTTTGATCACTTGATAATGAATATCATGCTCATTGAGGTAAGAACTTACGCGATTTGAAATGGCCATATTGACCTCCAATGTAAAATTGCGTCAGATAAAGTATAGAACAATTTCCCCCTGCTTTGATGTATGTTGCACACGATATTGTAAGGAGGACTTTCTTAAACTTTAATGGGCGTCGATGATTTCTGGTCAAACCAAATCCGATTACGCTATAATTGCGCCTTTATTACTATTTACAAATATTCTTCATGAAGTTCCCCGGACGCCGTCAACACAAACATTACTTTCCCGTTGACAATAAAAACCCGTTAACCAACCAAGTTAATCAAGATGCTCAGCTTGTCAGAAATTATATCGTTGGCATTGATCAAATATTGGTGGATATTGAAGCCAAAGTAGATCAAGCTTTTTTAGATGACTTTGATCTGCGCCGAGGCATGTCACAAGTCATTTCTGATGAAGTTACCGAGCGACTTTATGCAAGACTTAAAGATGAGTCGTTAATTAATTACGAATTTGCGGGCGGGACGATTGGCAATACCATACATAACTATTCGGTACTAGCGGACGATCGTTCAGTGCTGCTAGGCGTTATGTCACGAAACATCCATGTTGGTGATTATGCTTATCGCTTTATTAGTAATACGTCTTCTCGTGTTGACCTCAATTATCTGCAGCCTGTTGATGGGCCGATTGGGCGTTGTTTTACGTTGATTGATGATTCAGGTGAGAGAACGTTTGGCATTAATGCGGGGTTGATTAACCGTTTACACCCTGACGCTATAGATGAGACTCTAATTGCTGGTGCTTCCGCACTAGTGATCAGCTCTTATTTAATGCGCACGGAAGCTGGGGACACCATGACAGAAGCCGCCATTAAAGCAGTTAAGTGTGCCAATGCTGCGGGTGTTCCTGTGGTTTTGACTTTAGGTACTAAGTTTTTGATTGAGAAAGAGCCTCAGTTTTGGCGCGAGTTCGTTCAAAAACACGTGAATGTCTTAACCATGAACGAAGAAGAAGCACTGGCGATCACCGGTTTTAAAGACCCACTTCAAGCGGCGGATAAGTGTTTAGATTGGGTTGACATGGTTATTTGCACCGCAGGTCCTGAAGGGTTGTACATGGCCGGTTATGTTGATGATAAGTTTAAACGTGAAACTGAATATCCTTTGTTACCTGGCTACATCGCAGACTTTAATCGCTTTGAATATTCTCGACCGATGTTACATAAAGATTGTCAAGCACCACTTCGTATTTATTCTCATACTGCTCCTTATATGGGCGGCCCTGAGAGCATCAAAAATACCAATGGTGCGGGCGATGCTGCGCTCGCGGCTGTGTTACATGATCTAAGTGCTAACGTATATCATCAGCAAAATGTTGATAACTCCAGCAAACATGAACAACCTGCGTTAACGTATTCTTCATTGTCTCAAATGAGCAAATATGCAAACCGTGCCAGTTATGAAGTGCTAGTACAACATTCTCCTCGATTGTCTCGCGGCTTACCCGAGCGTGAAGACAGTTTAGAACAAGCATATTGGGCTAAGTAAGTTCTTCACTTAACGGACACCGCTTTCGTTATTGGCAATTCTATTTGCGAATTGCATTTTTGTGAAAGCAAATTGCAATTTGCGTGCTTAACACTCTAAGTTGTAAGTAGTTTATTTGGCATATTTTCAATGATTTAACTGTGCTTTTAACGTTGGCACTTGTGATGCAACTCCTTGAGCGAACATAACTAAACCGATTGAGGAGTTGATTATGTCATATGTACCAAAGAGAGCGTCTAGACGGATTATCTTACCAGCAGACGAGTTACTTGCTCGCAAGAGACAGTTTGAAGGTGAGCTGGGTGAACTTGGGCATCTAGTCGAAGAGTTTGCCTACCTAAAGCAAGACGTTATCAAAGTTGCACTTTTGGTCGATAGCCAGGACAACGTAAACTTTTTATTAGGGTATAACTAGGGCGAAGATGAATGCATATGGTTGAAAGGCAATGGGTTGTTCACTCCTCAAAGAATATTTGATGAGTGAATAATCCTCATTGATAAGGCGGAGATCACAGTAGCATTAGAAAATAAAGTCACCCAACTCTTGCATTGATGATAATTTATAACAGCCAACTACGTCTTTACAGTCAACACCTTTAAGTCGTGTCCCCAATGATTTTATTGGCTTTCTGTAGGTGGCTAGCTGTGCGTCAAATATTGTTTCTATTGGGTCGGAAGTAACGGTAATCGTTTCTATGTCCTTATCAAGAACTTTGACTGGGTGCAATGCAACGTATTGCTCAGTCTTAGGCAGTTGATTAATGAAACGTGCGTCAAGTGTGCTGATAAATTTAACCGCATCTTGTTGTTTGTTTTTATAGGCTTTTGCTAAATAGATATCAGCAAGTTCAAGGTTTTTAATACCAAACTCATTGGTCAGGTAAATGCGAGCAAGTATATAATTTGCGTCTTTGTAATTTTCTACTGCAGCTTTATTGAGGTATTTAATTGCTAGTGGCACGTTTTTGTGTTCATTATATAACAAAGACAATAACCCGGCTTTATATTGAGCAGAGGTATTGCCTTTTCTTGCAGCTTTGAGGTAATACTTTAAAGCGAGCCCCTTGTTTTTATCTACGCCATAACCGTGATAGTAGAATTCACCAAGCATAGCCATAGCTTGAGGGTGGCCTTTTTTTGCACTGGATTTGAATTTATTAAAGTATTCAAGGCATTGTTCTGATTGACATGCTAATAAGGTCGCAGAAATTGAATTCAGAGATAACAATGTACTTGCCAAAATCAAAGGCGCTATTAAAGTCCATTTCATCATTTTATCCCTAATCATTAATATGTTCATTTATTGTTCTAAGTTAAGTTAGTACAATAAATAACCATGTTCAACGTCTTTACATTCAGTGCCCTTATAATCAGCACTCTAAAACGCCTTTTTATCGACTAGTTCTGTGCGAGTTTTTGTACACACTGCATGATCCATTGTTTCATCTGCATCTCACTTAAGCCGCCAGACACCCGATCAACTTCTTCGCCACGGAAGAAAAAGATTAAGGTTGGAATGCTGCGAATGTTGGCATCGGCTGAGATTTTTTGAGCTTGTTCAGTATCAACTTTTGCAAACAATATTGTACTCGATGTTTTAGCCATATCGTTAAAGACAGGCGCCATCTGCTGACAAGGACCACACCATGTAGCCCAAAAGTCTACAATAATGGGTAAGTCGTTTTTTTCAATGAAAGGGTAGAAGGTGTTATTGCCCAAATCGATAGGTGTTGAACTGTAAACTGCGTTCTTACACTTTCCGCAAGAGGCTTGTGTATGATCGCGCTGATCGGGCACACGGTTCGTAGCAAAACAATGTGAGCAAGTGATATTCATAGTCCTTCCATACATACATACATAAATAAA
This window of the Thalassotalea atypica genome carries:
- a CDS encoding aminoacyl-tRNA deacylase — its product is MAISNRVSSYLNEHDIHYQVIKHSHSNSSIGSAISAQVPLDNIAKAVILKDHEDRKLMAILPARNKISISMLNEQLYASYQLLKEEEIYQMFGDCDHGAVPPLSDAYNMACVVDELLDNLDDIYIESGDHLNLLHLKHQDFEIMVANARHMRFSHEVFH
- a CDS encoding tetratricopeptide repeat protein → MMKWTLIAPLILASTLLSLNSISATLLACQSEQCLEYFNKFKSSAKKGHPQAMAMLGEFYYHGYGVDKNKGLALKYYLKAARKGNTSAQYKAGLLSLLYNEHKNVPLAIKYLNKAAVENYKDANYILARIYLTNEFGIKNLELADIYLAKAYKNKQQDAVKFISTLDARFINQLPKTEQYVALHPVKVLDKDIETITVTSDPIETIFDAQLATYRKPIKSLGTRLKGVDCKDVVGCYKLSSMQELGDFIF
- the trxC gene encoding thioredoxin TrxC, which translates into the protein MNITCSHCFATNRVPDQRDHTQASCGKCKNAVYSSTPIDLGNNTFYPFIEKNDLPIIVDFWATWCGPCQQMAPVFNDMAKTSSTILFAKVDTEQAQKISADANIRSIPTLIFFFRGEEVDRVSGGLSEMQMKQWIMQCVQKLAQN
- a CDS encoding serine hydrolase domain-containing protein — its product is MRILRHKKSKNISLLLSFCFVFLASCGGSSGGSSDNSSSNTTPAVPTPTSIQGVLDQAVSSGIDGIFVYIDQTNQVDESYAAGIENKLTQQAANAESLFKIASISKLFIAVSAAKLAVKEQISINDTLASWLPELADRVENSDIITISHLIQHRSGIADFDSQAGFDWQNAHTDIDSTLLFALDKPSDFQPNSRYEYSNTNYLLLAKILDRALGYSHHVFISENILIPLGMHDTYAQLGDIDSARLAKGYWGGIERSTQDYVIPGGSMISTVKDIALFIRALNTGSLLTPEERELYGTVYWFNHSGWLPGYQSVANYESSIDAVVIQFINTTGGSSESIANSTYQNLINQLN
- a CDS encoding inosine/guanosine kinase; amino-acid sequence: MKFPGRRQHKHYFPVDNKNPLTNQVNQDAQLVRNYIVGIDQILVDIEAKVDQAFLDDFDLRRGMSQVISDEVTERLYARLKDESLINYEFAGGTIGNTIHNYSVLADDRSVLLGVMSRNIHVGDYAYRFISNTSSRVDLNYLQPVDGPIGRCFTLIDDSGERTFGINAGLINRLHPDAIDETLIAGASALVISSYLMRTEAGDTMTEAAIKAVKCANAAGVPVVLTLGTKFLIEKEPQFWREFVQKHVNVLTMNEEEALAITGFKDPLQAADKCLDWVDMVICTAGPEGLYMAGYVDDKFKRETEYPLLPGYIADFNRFEYSRPMLHKDCQAPLRIYSHTAPYMGGPESIKNTNGAGDAALAAVLHDLSANVYHQQNVDNSSKHEQPALTYSSLSQMSKYANRASYEVLVQHSPRLSRGLPEREDSLEQAYWAK